A genomic segment from Chitinophaga flava encodes:
- a CDS encoding baeRF3 domain-containing protein, whose protein sequence is MEQELIKLSQYIGAPAVTILVSTHRTFPDNKQDNIHLKNLITQVEKGLYEQYDKRTVWPVLDKIREIESTINHDYNLDTLAIFANADMAQVYRLPIPTTDRYVISDRFEIRPLLKAIQQSEHYYIISISKQKIRLLEAFNDKIELEIQNEDFPYINNYYTTDPMRLSQDIVIDNLLKEFFNTADKRFKKYYAANPLPVILLGKDRNLVFYEDNMDIKNIVIAKHHGSFDDTTDAEIAKVTFPLIQQYIAGKQEAALEKISQAQSARKLLVELNDIYTAAESGQADTLYMEKTYFPLGHIEDGTISMGNGDGSTDITLPVIDTVLIKGGNVIFLDENTLNEYQGIALVTRF, encoded by the coding sequence ATGGAACAAGAACTGATCAAACTAAGTCAATATATAGGTGCGCCCGCAGTAACCATCCTCGTTTCTACCCACCGCACCTTCCCCGATAACAAACAAGACAACATACATCTCAAAAACCTGATCACCCAGGTGGAAAAAGGGCTGTACGAACAATACGATAAACGGACTGTATGGCCCGTGCTCGATAAAATCAGAGAAATCGAAAGCACTATCAATCACGACTATAACCTGGACACACTGGCCATCTTCGCCAATGCCGATATGGCACAGGTTTACCGCCTACCCATCCCCACAACAGACCGGTATGTTATCAGCGACCGCTTCGAAATACGCCCACTGCTCAAAGCTATCCAGCAGAGCGAACACTACTATATTATTTCTATATCCAAACAGAAAATAAGACTGCTGGAAGCTTTCAATGATAAAATAGAACTCGAAATCCAAAACGAGGATTTCCCATACATCAACAACTACTACACCACAGATCCCATGCGGCTCTCGCAAGACATTGTCATTGACAACCTCCTGAAAGAATTCTTTAACACAGCCGATAAACGTTTTAAAAAATATTATGCAGCGAATCCCCTGCCTGTAATTTTATTAGGGAAAGACAGAAACCTGGTATTTTATGAAGATAACATGGATATCAAAAATATTGTGATCGCCAAACATCATGGTAGTTTTGATGATACCACCGATGCGGAAATAGCTAAAGTGACCTTTCCGCTTATCCAGCAATATATCGCCGGCAAACAGGAAGCTGCCCTGGAAAAAATCAGCCAGGCACAATCTGCCCGGAAACTGCTGGTAGAGCTGAACGATATCTATACTGCCGCCGAAAGCGGACAGGCTGATACCTTATACATGGAAAAAACATATTTCCCGCTCGGGCATATTGAAGACGGAACCATCTCCATGGGTAACGGCGACGGCTCTACGGATATCACCCTGCCAGTCATAGACACCGTACTCATCAAAGGCGGTAATGTCATCTTTCTGGATGAAAATACCCTCAACGAATACCAGGGCATCGCACTCGTCACAAGATTTTAA
- a CDS encoding RidA family protein: MEKQTFDPWAWGKNTNSVQAVEVKNVAGTLYCSGQVAIDANGIPSGADMRSQLIQTIQNLEELISESGYECKNIVRLNVYTTSTQEFFSTCMDVYVPFIQKYSIQQATTLLGVKELFATLTVELEATVVR, translated from the coding sequence ATGGAAAAGCAGACTTTCGACCCTTGGGCATGGGGCAAAAACACTAATTCAGTACAGGCAGTAGAAGTTAAAAATGTAGCAGGAACACTCTATTGTTCCGGGCAGGTAGCGATAGATGCCAATGGGATACCAAGCGGTGCGGACATGCGTTCACAGCTTATTCAAACTATTCAGAACCTGGAAGAGCTGATCAGCGAATCAGGTTATGAGTGCAAGAACATTGTAAGACTGAACGTGTATACTACCTCTACACAAGAATTTTTTTCAACCTGTATGGATGTGTATGTGCCTTTTATTCAAAAGTACAGTATCCAGCAAGCCACTACTTTATTGGGTGTTAAAGAATTATTTGCTACGTTGACGGTAGAACTGGAAGCAACAGTGGTAAGATAA
- a CDS encoding helix-turn-helix transcriptional regulator has product MKENDTKRLSRLTAILIQLQTKRLLTATSLAEKFNVNVRTIYRDIRALEQAGVPILTEEGKGYTLMEGYKIPPVMFSESQANALILAEQLVLKNKDTSFVKDYTEAIDKIKAVLRQPEKDKANLLADRTRFEQNINRERNSNNISQLQNALTNFLLIKVKYSNERNKASDRILEPFALISTNENWLLIAWCRMRKAFRYFRLDRITRLEILSENFTPHKMTLQEYFDKYY; this is encoded by the coding sequence ATGAAAGAAAACGATACCAAGCGACTTTCACGGCTAACCGCTATCTTAATACAATTGCAGACAAAGCGATTGTTGACAGCGACCAGCCTTGCTGAAAAATTTAATGTCAATGTAAGAACCATCTACAGAGATATCAGGGCATTGGAACAGGCCGGGGTGCCTATTCTTACAGAAGAGGGAAAAGGGTATACGCTGATGGAAGGCTATAAAATTCCGCCGGTGATGTTTTCTGAAAGCCAGGCCAATGCGCTTATTCTGGCGGAGCAATTGGTGCTAAAAAATAAAGACACTTCTTTTGTAAAAGATTACACCGAGGCTATCGATAAAATAAAAGCAGTGCTAAGGCAGCCGGAAAAAGACAAAGCCAACTTGCTCGCTGACCGTACCCGTTTTGAGCAGAATATAAACAGGGAAAGAAACAGTAATAATATATCGCAGCTACAAAATGCGCTGACTAATTTTCTCTTAATAAAAGTGAAATACAGTAACGAGCGAAATAAAGCCTCAGACAGGATCCTTGAGCCTTTTGCCCTGATCAGCACCAATGAAAACTGGTTGCTGATAGCCTGGTGCCGCATGCGTAAAGCATTCAGGTATTTCCGCCTGGACAGGATTACCAGACTGGAAATTCTCTCCGAAAATTTCACCCCGCATAAAATGACGCTGCAGGAGTATTTTGATAAATATTACTAA
- a CDS encoding BON domain-containing protein: protein MAEFITFKTLETMKLRHLTTSIMAIGLFFMVACKSKPKDSEIMTTVSTAVQSIPGVTANVKEGVVTLSGTVSTEEEKTSAEKAAKSVKDVKSVVNNITVTPPPPPAAPVAVTADDSLKTAVADVVKDFPGVKVDVKDGVLTVTGEEKADRWKTLKMALDALHPKKVDAKGLKVK, encoded by the coding sequence TTGGCGGAATTTATCACCTTTAAAACTTTAGAAACTATGAAACTCAGGCATCTGACGACTTCCATCATGGCCATTGGGCTATTTTTCATGGTTGCTTGTAAGAGCAAACCGAAAGATTCGGAAATCATGACCACAGTTAGTACAGCAGTTCAATCTATTCCTGGAGTAACTGCCAATGTAAAAGAAGGGGTAGTAACATTGTCTGGTACAGTAAGTACTGAGGAAGAGAAAACATCTGCTGAAAAAGCAGCTAAGTCTGTAAAAGATGTTAAGAGCGTGGTTAATAACATCACGGTTACGCCTCCTCCTCCACCTGCAGCACCTGTAGCGGTAACAGCAGATGATTCACTCAAAACTGCGGTAGCTGATGTAGTGAAAGATTTCCCTGGCGTAAAAGTAGACGTAAAAGATGGCGTATTAACAGTTACCGGCGAAGAGAAAGCAGATCGTTGGAAAACCTTAAAGATGGCATTAGATGCATTACATCCTAAAAAGGTAGATGCAAAAGGTTTGAAAGTAAAATAA
- a CDS encoding SH3 domain-containing protein produces MALQDKYKDLLDTATASGVSDLQVAEQDGVLHINGTAPSGDVKDKLWNIYGQIDPNFLSGDVVMDIQVATAVTGAKLTVVTESTNLNIRKGPGTDQPIVGKAAHGEIVTLISKMNEQWWLIRTDDGAEGYSYAQYLQPA; encoded by the coding sequence ATGGCATTACAGGATAAATACAAAGATTTGCTGGATACAGCGACAGCATCTGGTGTTTCAGATCTGCAAGTTGCGGAACAGGATGGAGTATTGCATATTAATGGCACTGCTCCCAGCGGGGATGTTAAAGATAAGCTTTGGAATATTTATGGGCAGATAGATCCAAATTTTCTTAGCGGAGATGTTGTAATGGATATTCAGGTAGCTACCGCAGTAACCGGGGCTAAATTGACAGTAGTCACTGAATCAACCAATCTTAATATTCGTAAAGGGCCGGGAACAGATCAGCCAATCGTTGGAAAGGCTGCACATGGTGAAATTGTTACACTCATCAGTAAAATGAATGAGCAATGGTGGCTCATTCGTACCGATGATGGTGCTGAGGGGTATTCTTATGCACAATATTTACAACCTGCCTGA
- a CDS encoding glycoside hydrolase family 76 protein, translating into MIRKAWLTLAYTLSGAMALAQTNAQKADLLQAAVTRYLFEPATGLYIQTSDRSKNHNAHADLWGLCALVQAANEMERLHPRKNYLPPVAAAIQQYYDPIPPAPGYASYVVKERREDRYYDDNQWIGIAYLDAWQRTRQSVYLTRGEEIYRFMMTGYDTITGGGLYWREGDKTTKNTCSNGPGILLALQLYEATQRKPYLDTALLLYNWVNRYLRDEDGVYWDAIKPQKNNRIDSAAYTYNTGTMLEANVKLYRITHQQQYLKEAQHIAAGSYHRFYRDGLFRSSYWFNAVLLRGYLALYKEDGYKQYVDAMQAYADRVWEHDLDKNTHMLGKRPEKELLAQAGMMEIYARLALVK; encoded by the coding sequence ATGATCAGAAAGGCATGGCTAACGTTGGCGTATACACTATCCGGCGCCATGGCATTGGCCCAAACCAATGCGCAAAAGGCTGATCTGCTGCAGGCAGCGGTCACCAGGTATCTGTTTGAACCGGCTACTGGCTTGTATATTCAAACCAGCGACCGCAGTAAAAATCACAATGCCCATGCGGACCTGTGGGGGCTTTGTGCGCTGGTGCAGGCTGCCAATGAAATGGAGCGGCTGCATCCGCGTAAAAATTATCTGCCACCTGTAGCGGCTGCGATACAACAATATTATGATCCGATTCCTCCTGCGCCAGGCTATGCTTCCTATGTAGTGAAGGAAAGGAGGGAAGACCGCTATTATGATGACAACCAATGGATCGGTATTGCTTACCTCGATGCGTGGCAACGTACCCGGCAGTCTGTTTATCTTACCAGGGGAGAAGAGATCTATCGTTTTATGATGACGGGATATGATACAATCACCGGTGGCGGACTCTATTGGAGAGAGGGGGACAAGACCACCAAAAACACCTGCTCCAACGGGCCTGGGATACTACTGGCGCTGCAGTTGTACGAGGCTACCCAGCGTAAGCCTTATCTGGATACTGCATTGTTGTTGTATAACTGGGTTAATCGTTATCTGCGGGATGAAGATGGTGTGTATTGGGATGCTATTAAACCGCAGAAAAATAACCGGATTGATTCTGCGGCGTATACTTATAATACCGGCACTATGCTGGAAGCCAACGTAAAGCTGTACCGTATTACACATCAGCAGCAGTACCTGAAGGAAGCACAACATATTGCAGCGGGTAGTTACCACCGTTTTTACCGGGATGGTTTGTTTCGTTCTTCTTACTGGTTTAATGCTGTATTGTTGAGAGGATATCTGGCTTTATATAAAGAAGATGGCTATAAGCAATATGTAGATGCCATGCAGGCTTATGCAGATCGGGTTTGGGAGCATGATCTTGATAAAAACACTCATATGCTGGGAAAACGTCCGGAGAAGGAGTTGTTGGCCCAGGCTGGTATGATGGAGATATATGCGCGGCTGGCGCTGGTAAAATAA
- a CDS encoding carbohydrate-binding protein: MRLLLLLFFAMVQLTVYGQAVAPTAKKGNRATEFQMKEGSYLAFAQVNLSMGEIGFQVEVACEHKKSGSRLEFRIDKPKGKIIGTLDIPYTGDSTYALKLTGNLRHAEGVHDLYLVAKGGVAFSVTSFSFIHNY; the protein is encoded by the coding sequence ATGAGGCTGTTGTTGTTACTATTTTTTGCCATGGTGCAGCTGACTGTTTATGGGCAGGCAGTAGCGCCGACGGCTAAAAAAGGTAACCGTGCTACGGAATTCCAGATGAAAGAGGGGAGTTACCTGGCTTTTGCACAAGTAAACCTCAGCATGGGAGAGATCGGCTTTCAGGTGGAAGTAGCCTGTGAGCATAAGAAAAGCGGGTCCAGGCTGGAATTCAGGATAGACAAGCCTAAAGGCAAAATTATCGGCACCCTCGATATCCCCTATACCGGCGACAGCACCTACGCCCTGAAACTAACCGGCAACCTGCGACATGCAGAAGGTGTACACGATCTGTACCTTGTAGCCAAAGGAGGCGTGGCTTTCAGTGTAACCTCCTTCAGTTTTATCCACAATTATTAA
- a CDS encoding TetR/AcrR family transcriptional regulator: MDTKEKIRNAALKLFNEQGIDAITIRHIAKELDISHGNLQYHYKNTNDIILVLFNEVNDGFTHLIGIKEKPATITFSDFRSWTEQLFELIWQYRFIFLHFVEVTRRVPAVKTVYSSWDKSREEQFLLLFDALIKEGVFRDDIPDHIWKNLITQIYIMGDFWLSHNEIKLNLKGKKAVHHYCQVFCDQFYPYLTAKGRQQADQDQ; this comes from the coding sequence ATGGACACAAAAGAAAAAATACGGAACGCCGCCCTTAAATTGTTCAACGAACAGGGCATAGATGCTATCACTATCAGGCATATAGCAAAGGAACTGGACATCAGCCACGGCAACCTCCAGTATCATTATAAAAACACCAATGATATCATCCTCGTCCTGTTCAACGAGGTCAACGACGGCTTTACCCACCTCATCGGCATAAAGGAAAAACCTGCCACCATCACCTTCAGCGACTTCCGCAGCTGGACAGAACAACTGTTTGAACTTATCTGGCAGTACCGCTTTATCTTCCTCCACTTCGTGGAAGTGACCCGCCGCGTACCAGCCGTCAAAACCGTATACAGCAGCTGGGATAAATCCCGCGAAGAACAGTTCCTCCTGCTATTTGATGCACTCATCAAAGAAGGCGTCTTCCGGGACGACATCCCCGATCACATCTGGAAAAATCTTATCACACAGATATACATTATGGGCGACTTCTGGCTTTCCCACAATGAAATAAAACTAAACCTCAAAGGCAAAAAAGCAGTCCACCACTACTGCCAGGTGTTCTGCGATCAGTTCTATCCTTATCTGACAGCCAAAGGCCGGCAACAGGCTGACCAGGATCAGTAA